The Streptomyces sp. NBC_00335 DNA window TGACGGATCACTCCCCATTTGGCTAGACTGGCGCAGATACTGAGCGAACGCAGTATCTGCATGCGTGCAGATATAAAGGTAGGAGGCGATCCCGAACATGGCAACAGGCAGCGGTGGTCCGGATGCGCACACGGTCTTCCGGCACTACCTGGACGCCGTCGGCCTCCAGGGGCTGGCCAGTGCCGAGGCGGCCGGTCTGCACACCTCGGAGTGGTACGCCCTCAGCCTCATCACCCTGGAGGGGGGCCTGTCCTCCGGCGAGCTCGCCACGCGCACCGGGCTCACCACGGGCGCGACGACCCGGCTCATCGACCGCCTCGAACGGGCCGGTTACGCCCGCCGGGCCGCCGACCCCGGGGACCGGCGCCGGGTCATCGTGGAGCCCGTGGCGGACGCGCTGGACCGGGTCGAGGACGCGGTCGCACCGGCCCGCCGGCACATCGCGGCCGTGATCGGCTCCTACACCCCGGAGCAGCAGGCCCTGCTCTTCGACTACTTCGCCCGCGCCGCGCCCGCGTTCCGCGCGGCCACGGAGGAGATCCGCGGCGCCGCCGCGCCCCGCCGGAGCAAGGGCCGCCCGGCGGTGGAGTAGGAGAGCGAGGGGGGCGTCCGCGGTGAGGTGCGGCCGTCACGTCAACAGGTGACGCAGGGCTCTCGTGCCTCTGCGTCAACACCCGGGCCTTCTGGTAACAGTGGGTCACATGCTCCCCTCCCACATGATGTTGAGCTGCCTGCTGGGCGCCGCGCTGCTCGCTCCCGTCCCCCTCGGGGCCGCCGACGGCCCCGTCCCCGACGGCCGCACCGTCGACTACCGCGGGCTGCGCCTCACCGTCCCCGCCGACTGGCGGGTCGTCGACCTCGACCGGAACCCCGACGCCTGCCTGCGCCTCGACCTGCCCACCCTCTACCTCGGGCACGCCGGCGCCCAGGGCGAATGCGGAGCCGCCCGCGCGGCCGCCCCCCGCTCCGACACCCTGCACCTGGAGCCGCTCGACGGGGCCCCGCCGCGCGCCGACATCCCCACCGTCGGGGGCGACGAGGGCGACCCCCTGCCCAAGGTCCGGGGCGACAGCAACGAGATCCGCTACGCCCTGCGCCGCGCCGGGGTGATGGCCACCGTTTCCTACGGGTCCACCCCCGAGGCCGTCCGCGCGGTCCTCACCCGGGCCCGCGCCCTCACACCCCCGGCCGCCCCCGGCCCGGTCCCCGTCGATCCGGTCGGCACCGTCGGCGGGGGTCCCCGTACCACCGTCCAGACGCCCTTCACCGGCGAGGGCTTCGACGCCTGCACGGCCCCCACCCAGCGCACCATGAACGCCTGGCGGACCGACTCGCCCTTCGGCGCCGTCGGCGTCTACATCGGCGGCCGCGCCCGCGCCTGCGCCCAGCCGCAGCTCACCGCCGGATGGGTGAGCCGGCAGGCCGAGGCGGGCTGGCACCTCATGCCGATCTGGGTCGGCCCCCAGCCCTGGAACAGCTCCTCCACGGGGCTGTCCACCGACCCCTCGGAGGCCAACGACCAGGGCCGGGCCGAGGCCGAGGGCGCGGCCCACGCGGCCGCGGCACTGGGCCTGGCCGAGGGCACGGTCCTCTACAACGACCTGGAGAACTACTCGGACCGGGCCACCTGGGACGCCCCGGTCGTCGCCTACCTCACGGCCTGGACGGTCCGCCTGCACGAACTGGGCTACGGCGCCGCCGCCTACGTCGCGGCGAGCTCCGGGGCCAAGGCGCTGAGCGCCCACTACGCCCAGGCCCCGGACGCCATGCCCGACGTGCTGTGGGTGGCCCGCTGGAACGGCGCCGCCTCCGTCACCGACGCCGACCTGGGCCTGCCCGCCGGTACGAGCCAGTGGACGGGGGGCCGCCGCGCCCACCAGTTCCGGGGGGACCACGACGCCACGTACGGGGGCGTGACGCTCAACATCGACCGGAGCTGGCTGGACGTCGGCGCGCAGACCCCGGCCCCGGCCAAGGCCCCGAAGGCCCCGAAGGCCCCGGGCAAGACGCCCAAGGCCCCGAAGGCCTCGGGCAAGACCCCGGCCAAGGTTCCGGCCAAGGCTCCGAAGGTCCCGGCGAAGACCCCGGCCAGGGTCTAGTGCCGTGACCAGCACGGGCTCAGCCCGCCGCGGGCTCCTCGCGGGCCGGCTCGTCGTCGTTGCCCCGGCGCAGGGTGCGCAGCCCGTGCTCCGGGGTCCACGAGCGGACCACCAGGTCGTCGCCCTCGACGCCGACGTGCACCACCTCCGTCAGCTCGGCGCGGAACAGGTCGAAGGGGTGCGGGGTGTCGTTCTCCTCGGCCTCCTCCGCGTACCGGTGGAGCTCGGGCTGCTCCACGATCTCCACCGCGCGCCCGGAGATCCGTACGTCCCCGTCGGGCATGGTCTCGCCGGCGCCCGGGTTGGTGTGCAGGGCGAAGCGCCCGTCGCGCCGCAGGTCCTTGCCCTTCATCGAACCCGGCATCATGCCCAGCCACAGCTCGCCGCCGCGGATCTCGACGTTGAGTCCGGTCGCGCGCGGGGAGCCGTCCTTGCGCAAGGTCGCCAGGACGTGGTGCGGGAACTGAGCGAAGCGGGCCTGTACGGCCGCCGCGAAGTCCGGTTCCGCCTTTTCGAATACGGCCCAGTTGTTCGTCGTCATACGTCCATCAAAGCGCGAGGGGGTGACAACCGCCGGTCAGGCGCGCACGATTCCCGCCGCCCGGGCCGCCGCCAGCCAGCCCGGGAACTCCCCGACCAGCCGGTCGTACAGCTCCGGGTCGGGGACGGTCCGCGGGTCCGGGCCGGCGTGGAAGTAGCCGGCGTTGTCCACGACCCGCTTGGCCGGGACGGGCAGTTCGTCCAGCCGCCGCAGGAAGTCGAACTGTGAGCTGCGCGTGTTGCCGAAGCCGACGAACTGCCAGAAGAGCGGCAGCCGGGCCGCCTTGCACAGGTACCTCTCGGCGGCGAGCTTGTTGATGGGACCGCCGTCGGTCTGGAAGACGACGAGCGCCGGGGCGGTCGACCCCGAGTCCAGGTAGTGGTCGATCACCGCGTCCATCGCCGCGTGGTAGGCCGTCTTGCCCATGTGGCCGAGGCCGGCGGCGATCGCGGTGACCCGCCCCTCGTGGCCCGCGAGGGAGATTTCCTCCAGCGCGTCGACCTCCGTGGAGAAGAACACGACGGGTACGCGGGCGTCGTCGTCCAGGTGCGCGGACAGCCCCAGCACCCGGTCGGCGAGGGCCTGCACGCTGCCGTCGTCGTAGTACGGGCGCATCGAGCCGGAGTAGTCGAGGACCAGGTACACCGCGGCGCGTCCGCCCTCCAGGCCGTGCTTGCGGAGCGAGGTCCCGGCGCTCTTGTACAGGCTCACCAGCGCCGGGGCGGTCTCTTCGATCTTCCGGAGGTTTATCGCACTGCCCGTCATGGGCCGAGCGTACGACAGCGGCCGTTCCCCGTGCCCCCGGTCGCCGGCGCGTCACCCGGTCGGGAGGAACCCCAGCCGGGCCGCCAGCCGTTCCCTGTGCGCGGAGGGAGAGCCGAAGAGCTGGGCCGAGCCGTGGGCCCGTTTGAAGTACTCGTGCGCCTCGTGCTCCCAGGTGATGCCGATGCCGCCGTGCAGCTGGATCATCTCGCCCGCCACGTACGCGTAGGCCTCCGAGCAGGCCGACTTGGCGGCGGCCGCCAGGTCCGGGGCCGCGTCGGCGGCGGCCGCCGCGAGCGAGAGCGAGCGGGCCCCCTCCACCGCGGTGTGCAGGTCGGCGAGCCGGTGCTTGACCGCCTGGAAGGAGCCGATCGGCCGCCCGAACTGCACCCGCTCCTTCGCGTACCGGACCGTCGCCTCCAGCGCGCGCGCCGCCGCCCCCGTCTGCTCGGCGGCGAGCGCCGTGCAGGCCAGGTCCCGGACCCGGGCGAGGACCCCCGCGCCGTCGGCCGAGAGCAGCCGGGCCGGGGTCCGGTCCAAGGTCAGCTCCGCGAGGGGGCGGGTGCGGTCCATCGTGGACCGTACGGTGAAGGCCGCCGGCGCGGCGAGGAGCTCGAACAGCCCGAGCGGGCCGGTGTCCCGGCCCGCGCCGGGGGCCGGGGCCGTCCTGGCGAAGGCCAGCAGCAGGGACGGTTCCGCCGGCCCGGCCAGGACGTACCGCTTGGTGCCCGTGAGGAGCCAGTCGGAGCCTGCCGGCTCGGCCCGGGCCGCGAGCTCGTGGGCCTCCCAGCCCCCGCGCGGGACGCCGGGCCCGGGCGCGGCCCCCGTCACGGGCCCGCTGCTCGCCCCCGGGTCCGGATCGGCCTCCCGGGAAGGCCGGGGCGCCTCCCCGCCGGCCGGGGACTCCGCCCAGGCCAGGGCGCCCACGACCGTGCCCTCCGCCAGGTGCGGCAGGTGCTTCGCGCAGGCCTCCCGGTCGCCGGACGCGAGCAGCGCCCCCACGGTCAGCACCGCCGAGCCCAGGTACGGTACGGGGCTCAGCGCGCGCCCCAACTCCGCCATGACCACCCCGACTTCGGCCTGCCCGCAGCCCAGCCCGCCGTACTCCTCGGGGACCGCCAGCGCGGCGGCGCCGATCTGCGCCGTCAGCGGAGCCCAGGCCGTGTGGCCCGGGTGGCGTGCCAGGACGGCCCGTACCGCGTCCCGGAGTTCTTCGTGCTCCGCGGTCGGCTCCAGCGGCCTCATGCCGACTCCCCTCGCGCCGTGCGGCGCAGCTCCGTCTTCAGCAGCTTGCCGCCCGCGTTGCGCGGGAGCTCCTCCAGCCGGGTGAACCGGCGCGGCACCTTGAAGTTGGCCAGTCGTTCCCGGGTCCAGGCGGTCAGCTCCTCGGAGGTGACCGGCCCGGTGGTGACGACGTAGGCCACCCCGACCTCGCCGAGCCGCTCGTCGGGGGCGCCGACGACCGCCGCGTCGGTGATGGCGGGGTGGGTCAGCAGCACGTTCTCCACCTCCGCCGGATAGGCGTTGAAGCCGCCGACCACGTACATGTCCTTCAGCCGGTCGGTGATGGCGAGGTAGCCCCGCCCGTCCAGCACGCCGATGTCCCCGGTGCGCAGCCAGCCGCCGGGCAGTACGGCTTCGGCGGTGCTCGCCGGGTCGTCCAGGTAGCCGGGGGTGACGTGGTAGCCGCGGACCTGCACCTCGCCCGGCTCCCCGGCGGGCAGTACGGCGCCGAGCGGGTCGGTGATCCGTACCTCGGTGTCCGGCAGCGGCGGGCCGACGGTGTGGGCGAGGGTCCAGGCGTCGGCGTCGGTGGGGCAGACGGACACGACCCCGCCGGACTCGGTGAGCCCGTACGCGGTGAACACGTCGGGCGCCCCCAGTTCGCCGCGGATCTCCTCGACGAGGGAGGTGGGCACCGAGGCGGCTCCGGTGCCGGCCAGGCGCAGTGCGGACAGGTCGTGGGCGGCCCGCGCCGGGTGGCGGATCAGGCCGTGGAAGACGGTCGGCGGGCCCATCAGGCAGGTGACGCGCTCGGCGGCCATGCGGTGCAGGATGCGGTCGGTGTCGTAGACGGCCTCGGGGAGCATGGTGACCCCGCGCAGGAGGCAGGCGAGCACGCCCGCCTTGTAGCCGAAGGTGTGGAAGAAGGGGTTGACCAGCAGGTAGCGGTCGCCGGGGCGCAGGGAGACGAGGCCGGACCAGGAGGCGTAGAGCCGGACGGTCTGGCCGTGGGTGGTCATCACCCCTTTGGAGCGGCCGGTGGTGCCCGAGGTGTAGAGGACGTCGCTGAGGTCCCCGGGGCGTACGGCGGCCGCGCGCGCGGCCCGCTCCGCTTCGGGGACGGCCTCGCCGGCCTGCAGGTACGCCTCCCAGGAGACGCTCCCGGGCGGGCCGTCGGCACCGGTCGGGAGGCTCTTCTCGCGCCCGTCCCGCAGGATCACCGTCGAGGCGAGCGCCCCGAGGGCCTCGCCGGAGGCGTGCAGGTCGCGGGCGTAGTCGGTACCGAGGAACCCGCGCTCGGTGAACAGGACGCGGGCGCCGCTGCGCCGGATGATGTCGGCGGCCTCGGCGGGCTTGTAGCGGGTGTTGACCGGTACGAGGACCGCTCCGGCGCCGACCGCGCCGAGGGCGGCGGTGATCCACCGGCGGCTGTTGGGCGCCCAGATCGCGACCCGGTCGCCGGGGCGGATGCCGTGGGCGATGGCGGCGCGGGCGGCCGCGGAGATCTCGGCTGCGAGGCGGGCGAAGGTCCAGCGGACCTCTCCGTCGGCGAGCGCCTCGCGCTCCCCGTACGCGGCGGCGGCGTACTCGGGGAGCCGGGCGAGCGTGGCGGGCGGCTGCGGCAGCGGCTGCGCCTGCGGCTGTTGCTGTTGCTGTTGTTGAGGCGGGGGTGGTGGTGGCATCGGACCCTCCCTACTTGACGAGCGAGCGTGGGCGGTATCCAATCACAGGTGTTTCGGTTAGGCATATACCTAGTAGAAATAATCAGGGAGGGTTCTCATGAGGGAGGAAGCCATGTCCGACATGAAGTCGGTCCTGTCCAGCTTCTGCACCGGTGTCGCCGTCATCACGGCATGCGGAGCCGACGGCCGTCCCGTGGGGATGGCCGTGCAGTCCTTCTCGTCCGTGTCCCTGGATCCGCCGCTGGTCTGCTTCTGCCCGGCGCGCACGTCCACCACCTGGCCCCGGATCCAGGCGGCGGGGGCCTTCGCCGTCAACATCCTCGCCGCCGACCAGCAGGAGCTGTGCCGCCGGTTCGCCGTGACCGGGGGCGACAAGTTCGCCGGGGTCCCCTGGCGGGCCGGCGGCAACGGCGCGCCCCTGCTCGACGGGGTCCTCGCCACCGTCGAATGCGGCGTGGAGGCCGTCCTGGACGGCGGCGACCACGCCATCGCGCTGGGCCGGGTCACCGCCCTGACGGCGCACCGCGAAGGGGCGCCGCTGCTCTACTTCCGGCGCACCTACGGGCGCTTGCCGGGCTTGCCCGGCGCCGAGTCCGGGTCGGGGGACGCGCCGCGCGCCCTCTCCAGCTCCGCGATGTCGTCGAGCATGGCCCCCGCGAGGTCGCGCTCGGAGGCGTAGTACCGCTCGGCCCACTTGAGGGTGAGCGTCGGGTACGCCCACGAGGCCTCTTCCCTGGCCCCGTCCGCGTCGGCCACCGCGCGCCGCCGCATCTTCTCCGCGAACTCCTGGTGCTGTACGAGGACTTCGCGCATCTGCTCCGGCTCCAGCAGGTGGCCGAGCCACAGCCGCAGCATCGGCCCGTGCTTGAGCACCGGCGGGTCGACGGGTGCCTCGCGCGCCCAGCGCCGTACGGCCGTCATGCCCTCCTCGGTGATCCGGTACACCCGCTTGTCGCGGGTGCCGGTCTCCTGGGCGACCATCCGCGAAGAGGCGTAGCCGGCCTTCTCCAGCCGCTTGAGCTCGCCGTAGATCTGGCTGAAGGACGGGCTCCAGTAGAAGAAGCGCAGCGACCAGTCCGACCACTTCTTCAGGTCGTAACCGGAGAGCTCCTCGCCGAAGGAGAGCAGCCCGAGCACCGCCCAGCTGGTCGCGGGGAGCGTGCGGCCGTTCGCCTCTTCTGTCGCCTCGTTCGTCACGCAGCGCAGTCTACGACCGGTCTTCGCGGCGCCCTTCCCCCGGCGGGGTATGACTGCTAGAAGTATTCCTATTCGAAATACATCACCGATGTGCCGTGCGCAGCGCACGGCTGGGAGGCACCCCGTGAAGTTCTCGATGATCTTCGAGGCGCAGCTCGTCGACCCGACGCCCGAACGCGAGCGCCAGGTCATCCACGACTGCGTCGAACAGGCCGTGTTCGCCGAGGAGATGGGCTTCGACCGGATCTGGGCCGTGGAGCACCACGCCCTCACCCAGTACGCCCACATGAGCGCCTCCGAGATCTTCCTGACCTGGGTCGCCGCCCGGACCCAGAAGATCCGCATCGGCCACGGCGTCGTCACCATGCCCTTCGGCTACCAGCACCCCGTCCGCGTCGCCGAACGCGCCGCCATGCTCGACGTGCTCTCCGGCGGCCGCGTGGACATCGGCGCCGGCCGCGGCGCCACCCGCCAGGAGATGTCCATGTACGGGGTCCGCCCCGAGGACACCTACCCGCAGATGGAGGAAGCGCTGCGGATCTTCTCCTCCGCCTGGCGCGAGGAGAAGTTCGAGTGGCACGGCTCCATCGACATCGGCCCCGGCGCGATCCTGCCCCGCCCCGTCCAGGACCCGCACCCGCCGCTCTTCATGGCCTGCTCCAAGCACGACACCCTCAAGCTCGCCGCCGAACTGGGCATCGGAGCGCTCGTGATGGGCTTCGCCGGCGCCGACGACGTCCGCACCATGCGCAAGGTCTACGACGAGGCCATCGCCACCCGCAGCGGCGACCGCTTCGTCTCCACCGAGGTCAACGACCACCTCTCCGCACTCTGCCCCACCATCGTCCTCGACGACGCCGAACGGGCCCTGCGCCTGGGCACCCGCGGCCAGCGCTTCTTCGCCGAGTCCATCGCCCACTGGTACGGCAACGCCCCCGAGCCCACCGGCTACTCCGAGGACGAGACCGCCGAGGAGCACGTGGCCGCGCTGGACAAGGGCCGCGAGGAACTGGTCGCCAGGCTCCACGAGGCGAACATCCCGGCCCGCCCCATAGACACCGGCACCTACAACGCCGAGCATGCCTACGGCAACGCCCAGACGGCCATCGCCTACGTCGAGCAGCTGCGCGAGATCGGCGTCGACGAGGTCATGTGCCTGATCCAGATGGGCACCGTCCCGCAGGAGGCCTGCATGGAGACCATCCGCCAGTGGGGCGAGACCGTCATCCCGCACTTCCGCGCCCTGGAGGGCTGACCGGTGAACACCTCCCTCGACGCCGAGGTCCTCAACGCCGAGGTCCTCAACGCCAAGGTCCTTAACGGCAAGGTCGTCGTCATCACCGGCGCCGGACGCGGCCAGGGCGCGGCCGAGGCCCGGCTGTGCGCCGAGGCCGGCGCGCGGGTCGTGGTCACCGACATCCGGGAGGAGGAGGGCCGCGCGGTGGCCGCCTCCCTCGGTGACCAGGGGCTGTACGTACGCCACGACGTGGCCGACGCCGACAGCTGGGCGGAGGTGGTCCACGAGGCCGTACGCGCCTTCGGCACGGTCTCCGCCCTGGTCAACAACGCCGCGCTGTGGCGCACGGCCCACGTCGAGCGCCAGGGCCTCGAAGACTTCGAAGCCCTGCTGCGCGTCAACCTCCTCGGACCGTTCCTCGGCATCCAGGCGGTGGCCCCGGTGCTGCGCGCCGCCGGCGGCGGCTCGATCGTCAACGTCTCCTCCACCGCCGGACTGGTCGGCATCCCGGGCCACGCGGCGTACGGCTCCACCAAGTTCGCCCTGCGCGGGCTGACGAAGTCGGCCGCACTGGACCTGGCGGGGGACCGGATCCGCATCAACTCCGTGCATCCGGGGGCGATCGACACCCCGATGGTCAGCGAGGCCGTCGCGGGACGGGATTGGTCGCACCTGCCGCTGGGGCGGATCGGGCGGCCCGAGGAGGTCGCGGAGCTGGTCCTCTTCCTCTGCTCGGACGGGTCCTCCTACATCACGGGCGCGGAGTTCACGGTCGACGGCGGGATGACCGCGCGATGAGCGCCGCCGACCGGCTGTCCCCGGCGGCCCGCCGGCTGTGCGACGCGATGGCGGCGGTCTTCCCAGGCCCGGGCGACGCGGCGGCCCTGCGGGCGGCCGTGGCCGGCTCCCCGGGAGGCGGCGTGGAGGTGGCCTCCGTACGGGACGCGGTCGCGGACGGGGTCCCCGTCCGGATCTACGACCCCGCGCCGGGCGCGGGGGACCGCCCGCTGGTGGTGTTCTTCCACGGCGGGGGCTGGGTGATGTGCGGCCTGGACACCCACGACGCGCTCTGCCGGGCGCTGGCCGTGGCCTCGGGCGCGGTGGTGGTCTCCGCGGACTACCGCCTCGCCCCCGAACACCCGTGGCCGGCGGCGCCGGACGACGCGCTGACCGTGCTGCTCTGGGCCCGGGCGCGGGCGGCCGAACTGGGCTGCGACCCCGCACGGATGGTCGTCGCCGGGGACTCCAGCGGAGGCAACCTCGCGGCCGTGACGGCCCTGCGGGCCCCCGGACTGATCGCGGGCCAGCTGCTGTTCTACCCGGCGCTGGACGCCTCGATGGGCCACCCCTCGGTGGCCGAGTTCGCGGAGGGCCACTTCCACACGGCCGCGCACATGGCCTGGTACTGGGACCAGTACGGCGGCGACCCGGCCCACCCCCACGTCTCCCCGCTGCGGGCCCCCGACCTCTCGGGGCTGCCGCGCACGCTGCTGGTCCTGGCCGACTGCGACGTCCTGCGGGACGAGGGCCTGGCCTACGGGCGAAGGCTGGGGGAGGCCGGAGTCGACTGCGGGATCCAGCTGCTCCCCGGAGTCTTCCACGGCTTCCTCGGCCTGCCGCTCCCCGCCGCGGCCGCGGCGATCGGGGCGGCGGGGGCGTGGGTGGCGGCGACGGGCGCGAAGTAGGGGGAGGGGGAGGGGGGCTGGGCGGCCGGATTCGAACCGGCGTCCTCCTCCATGCTGTGTAGGCGCACTACCTCTGTGCTACGACCCAGCCCTTGCCCCGGATCCTAGGTGCGGCCCCGCCGGACGCGCACACGAATATCCCCGGCATGATGTGCGCATGTCGATATCGGTCCCGGGGGTTGCGCTGCGCAACTCCCTCGCCCTCGCTGCGGAGTTCGCCGCCGCCCTGCTGATGCGCGGCTCCCAGCCGCACTGGCTGCCGATCCTGCTGGCGCTGGTCGCCCTCGTCTCCGGCCTGCCGCACGGCACGGAGGCCGGCTTCGTGCACCGGATCGTGCTGGCGCTCGGCGCGGTGGCGATCGCCCTGTCCGCAGCCCGAGCCCTGGACGCCCCCGACCCGCTCCTCTGGCAGGCCCTGACCGGAGCCCTGCTCCTGACCCAGACGGTCTCCCTGACCCGCCTCTCCCGCCGCCGCGCCGCCTGAAAAGCGCTGGTCAGGGCCGTGGTCACCCGTCTACGCTGCGCCCCATGTCCCCTACTACGACGCTGTGGCGCCCGACGGGCCCCGTGGAACTCGGCCTGGTCCGTGACCTCGACTGGCGTGCCTGGCCGCCGCGACTGCCGGAGCAGCCGATCTTCTACCCCGTGCTGAACGAGGACTACGCGGTCCGCATCGCCCGTGACTGGAACGTCAAGCACAGCGGCGCGGGATACGTGACGCGGTTCGAGGTGGACTCGGTGTTCCTGGAGCGGTACCCGGTCCAGCAGGCCGGCGGGGAGACCATCCTGGAGCTGTGGGTTCCGGCGGAGGAGCTGGACGAGTTCAACGCGCACATCGTGGGGCGCATCGAGGTGGTCAGGGAGTTCCGCCCCTGATCCCCGGCTGCCCGAAGGTCTCCGGGACAGGCAGGCCCGCCCAGCGGGTGAGCGGCCAGGCGACGACCACGGCCCGGCCGACCACTTCCTCGACCGGCACGAACCCGTGGGTCTTCGGGTCGTTCAGGTGATAGCGGGAGTCGGAGGACTTCTGGCGGTGGTCGCCCATGACCCAGAGCTTTCCCTCGGGCACGGTGAGCGGTCCGAACGGCTTGTCTCCGCACGGGGTGTTCCCGGGGAAGACGTACGGCTCGTCCAGTGCCTTGCCGTTGACCTCGACCGGTCCGTTCCCGTGGCACTCGACCGTGTCGCCGCCGACCGCGATGACCCGCTTGATCAGGTCCTTCTCGTCGGCCGAGGGCATCAGGCCGATGGCGGAGAGGGCGTTCTGGACGGCGTTGCGCTCCGGGACGGGCTCGTCGGCCAGCCAGTCGCTCGGGTCGTGGAAGACGACGACCTCGCCGCGTTCGGGCTTCGAGCCGAACCAGGGGGTGAGCTTGTCGACCAGGACCCGGTCCCCGCGCTGGAGGGTGTTCTGCATCGAGACGGAAGGGATCGAGAACGCCTGGAACAGGCACGTCTTGATCCCGAACGCCAGCACGAGGGCGATGGCGACGAGCAGCGGCAGCTCCTTCCAGAGGGGGCGCCGCCCGGACCCGGACCCGGACCCGGACCCGGTGCCGTCGCCCGTGGTCGGCATGCGGGCGGCGTCCGGATCCCGGGAATCGGTCTGCGCGTCCGGTGGGTCGCCCATGGGGGCCTCCGATCGTTTGTCGATCAGGCCACGAAACACCATGGGGCGGTTTGCCGGCCGTAAAGACGGCCCCCGGAGCAGTGCCCCGGGGGCCGACTTCCGGCGGGAGCTACAGCCGCTCGATGATGGTGACGTTGGCCTGGCCGCCGCCCTCGCACATGGTTTGGAGGCCGAAGCGGCCGCCCGTGCGCTCCAGTTCGTGCAGCAGGGTCGTCATCAGCTTGACGCCCGTCGCGCCCAGGGGGTGGCCCAGGGCGATCGCGCCGCCGTTGACGTTGACCCGCTCCGGGTCCGCGCCCGTTTCCTTCAGCCAGGCCAGGGCC harbors:
- a CDS encoding alpha/beta hydrolase, which gives rise to MSAADRLSPAARRLCDAMAAVFPGPGDAAALRAAVAGSPGGGVEVASVRDAVADGVPVRIYDPAPGAGDRPLVVFFHGGGWVMCGLDTHDALCRALAVASGAVVVSADYRLAPEHPWPAAPDDALTVLLWARARAAELGCDPARMVVAGDSSGGNLAAVTALRAPGLIAGQLLFYPALDASMGHPSVAEFAEGHFHTAAHMAWYWDQYGGDPAHPHVSPLRAPDLSGLPRTLLVLADCDVLRDEGLAYGRRLGEAGVDCGIQLLPGVFHGFLGLPLPAAAAAIGAAGAWVAATGAK
- the lepB gene encoding signal peptidase I produces the protein MPTTGDGTGSGSGSGSGRRPLWKELPLLVAIALVLAFGIKTCLFQAFSIPSVSMQNTLQRGDRVLVDKLTPWFGSKPERGEVVVFHDPSDWLADEPVPERNAVQNALSAIGLMPSADEKDLIKRVIAVGGDTVECHGNGPVEVNGKALDEPYVFPGNTPCGDKPFGPLTVPEGKLWVMGDHRQKSSDSRYHLNDPKTHGFVPVEEVVGRAVVVAWPLTRWAGLPVPETFGQPGIRGGTP